The Henckelia pumila isolate YLH828 chromosome 2, ASM3356847v2, whole genome shotgun sequence genome includes a window with the following:
- the LOC140878330 gene encoding secreted RxLR effector protein 161-like codes for MVCSRPDRAYAISVVSRFMANPDTYHWEALKWILRYLINTTGLGLKFERQRDGIDPVVGYVDSNFVGNLDTRKSLNVYVFTFYGTSITWKSNLQSVVALSTAEAEFIVVTETIKE; via the coding sequence ATGGTGTGTAGTAGGCCTGATCGGGCATACGCAATCAGTGTTGTGTCAAGATTTATGGCTAATCCAGATACATATCATTGGGAAGCTCTGAAATGGATTCTCAGATATCTCATAAACACGACTGGGCTTGGGTTGAAGTTTGAGAGACAGCGAGATGGAATTGATCCGGTggttggatatgtggattcaAATTTTGTTGGGAACTTAGACACGAGAAAGTCATTGAATGTAtatgtgttcaccttttatggCACATCGATCACCTGGAAGTCTAATCTACAGTCAGTGGTTGCCCTTTCTACCGCTGAGGCAGAATTCATAGTTGTCACCGAGACCATAAAAGAATAA